A portion of the Magnolia sinica isolate HGM2019 chromosome 17, MsV1, whole genome shotgun sequence genome contains these proteins:
- the LOC131231774 gene encoding UPF0481 protein At3g47200-like produces the protein MDDNIVMDDKKMSCGQEVGMSSGGAPMPSLHENECTMLGEASGNSLIEPLLSPDGPVLPMSSAEAHVHPRRKAMVGCAAGYFTTKSVTPSVSLPTIYKVPERIRQANKDAFEPYEPQIVSIGPYHHLKKEEFEKHKKLYQKSILSRNPNHLLEDYNTAIEKLENEARSCYSEDVRLNGSEFVKMMVLDGCFIVELFLRAKEEKFEGDDPVFSTISTLPLIRYDMLLLENQIPFSVLQVIYEKASPGNGSLVEIALDFFEPIIPKSKENKIEVSNDQINGRYFHLLHLFYSYLMPTPREKSKKCKILMFLCSKGSNEAELPISNNRSPPIKNEAELSMIPCAAELQLAGVKFKKKKDFSSILDVEFSGGVFKIPQLCIDDNTNTLLRNLVALEQLCYPRVTFHFTNYVGFMDCLVNTSKDVALLRCNGIIDNLSGSNEDVACLFNQLCSGIFVDFENNYLSGIYKDVDKYYNTPWNMGWNKCWGNLRSGYFSNPWVGLSSVAGAIVILLTIAQGLYNFLHY, from the coding sequence ATGGATGATAACATAGTCATGGATGATAAGAAGATGTCATGTGGGCAAGAAGTCGGCATGTCAAGTGGGGGAGCACCGATGCCATCTCTGCATGAGAATGAATGCACGATGCTTGGGGAAGCAAGCGGTAATTCCTTGATAGAACCGCTCCTATCTCCAGATGGGCCTGTGCTCCCCATGTCAAGTGCGGAAGCGCACGTCCATCCCCGGCGCAAAGCCATGGTCGGATGCGCAGCCGGCTATTTCACGACGAAATCGGTCACCCCATCCGTTTCCTTGCCAACCATCTACAAGGTTCCAGAAAGAATCCGGCAAGCAAACAAGGATGCGTTCGAGCCGTACGAGCCCCAGATCGTGTCGATCGGCCCATACCATCACCTTAAGAAGGAAGAATTTGAAAAGCACAAAAAGCTGTACCAAAAGTCAATCCTCTCCCGCAATCCCAACCATCTGTTGGAGGACTACAACACGGCGATCGAGAAATTGGAGAACGAAGCGCGAAGTTGCTACTCCGAGGATGTCCGCCTTAACGGCAGCGAGTTTGTCAAAATGATGGTGCTTGATGGTTGCTTCATTGTTGAGCTCTTTCTCAGGGCAAAAGAAGAGAAATTCGAGGGGGATGACCCTGTATTTAGTACGATTAGTACGCTACCCCTAATCAGGTATGATATGCTCCTCCTCGAAAATCAAATTCCCTTCTCTGTTCTGCAGGTTATTTACGAAAAGGCTAGTCCGGGGAACGGTTCACTTGTGGAAATTGCCCTTGATTTCTTCGAACCCATCATACCTAAGAGTAAGGAAAACAAGATCGAGGTTTCCAacgatcagatcaatggtcgcTACTTTCATCTGCTCCATTTGTTCTACTCGTATTTGATGCCGACCCCTAGAGAGAAGTCCAAAAAATGTAAGATTCTAATGTTCTTATGCTCGAAAGGTTCAAATGAGGCCGAGTTGCCTATTAGTAACAATCGATCTCCACCAATCAAGAATGAGGCCGAGTTGTCTATGATCCCTTGCGCGGCTGAACTCCAACTTGCGGGAGTCAAGTTCAAGAAGAAAAAGGACTTCAGTAGCATCTTGGATGTGGAATTTAGTGGCGGGGTGTTCAAAATCCCGCAGCTGTGTATAGATGACAACACCAATACTCTCCTTCGGAACCTTGTAGCGTTGGAACAATTATGCTACCCAAGAGTTACATTCCATTTCACGAATTACGTTGGGTTCATGGATTGCCTTGTCAACACATCCAAGGACGTGGCATTACTCCGTTGCAATGGGATCATAGATAATTTGTCGGGAAGTAATGAGGATGTGGCCTGCTTATTCAACCAGCTCTGCTCTGGGATATTCGTTGATTTCGAGAATAATTACCTTTCCGGTATATACAAAGATGTGGATAAATATTATAACACCCCATGGAACATGGGTTGGAATAAGTGTTGGGGGAACTTGAGGAGTGGTTATTTCAGCAATCCGTGGGTCGGCCTTTCTTCGGTAGCGGGCGCAATCGTCATCCTGCTAACTATCGCCCAAGGTTTATACAATTTCTTGCATTACTAG
- the LOC131231775 gene encoding uncharacterized protein LOC131231775, giving the protein MEEVRQAALPLPSGGAPGPNGFGGSFFKGCWQIVCADILEATTFLFKGGDLPRAFTSTLMCLILKSVAPSAFHHFRPISLCNYIYKIFSKVIASRLAAVLPGLISSEQGWRATLIKYVLGSILIHTMAATPMLARCLSNMEKSFANFFWGWKNGKKKLHWTNCKIVAPITVGGLGIRRLRDMMKALRLKMAWAISHGNSSSIWATYMRVRYGVPTATGHYHSRSRHNQSAYSPLWNNILALFPLLAANI; this is encoded by the exons ATGGAGGAGGTTCGTCAGGCAGCTCTCCCGCTGCCATCTGGCGGTGCCCCTGGCCCCAACGgattcggtggttctttcttcaaAGGTTGCTGGCAGATCGTATGTGCTGATATTCTTGAAGCTACAactttcctatttaaaggggggGATCTTCCGAGAGCGTTCACCTCTACCTTGATGTGCCTCATCCTGAAGTCCGTTGCCCCCTCGGCCTTCCACCATTTCAGGCCCATAAGCCTATGTAATTACATTTATAAGATATTCTCGAAGGTGATAGCGTCCAGATTGGCAGCAGTCCTCCCCGGTCTTATTTCCTCAGAGCAAG GCTGGCGTGCCACTCTCATCAAGTACGTCCTGGGCAGCATTCTGATTCACACAATGGCGGCCACCCCTATGCTCGCAAGGTGCTTGTCAAATATGGAGAAGAGCTTTGCCAACTTCTTCTGGGGCTGGAAAAACGGTAAGAAAAAATTACATTGGACCAATTGTAAGATTGTGGCCCCGATCACGGTAGGTGGCCTAGGCATCAGGAGGTTGCGCGACATGATGAAGGCACTGAGATTGAAGATGGCATGGGCGATCTCTCATGGTAACAGTAGTAGCATTTGGGCGACGTATATGAGGGTGAGATACGGAGTTCCCACCGCTACCGGCCACTACCACTCTCGCTCCAGGCATAACCAATCAGCGTACTCCCCTCTCTGGAACAACATTCTAGCTTTGTTTCCTCTCCTGGCAGCCAACATTTGA